In Bifidobacterium scardovii JCM 12489 = DSM 13734, the genomic stretch CGCCTCAACCCATCGCCGCGAGCAGCGCTTCCCGTTCGGCGGCGGTGATGGGCATCACGGTACCGTGCCGAGGTTTGCCGCCGTCCGCATTCACCGGGATGCCGGCGCGCAGCCTATCGCCGACCGGAACCCAGCCATGCGGATCGTCGAGATCGTGCGTGGCGAAGCCGATGTAATGGCCCGGACCGTCGTGGTACCGCGGCTGGTCGATGAACAGATACCAGCGATAGCCGTTGACGTCGCCCGGATTCGCACGGAAGACGCAAGGTCCCTCGCCGCGAGTGAACAGCCGCGGTTTGCCGTGTTCATCATGCTCGCCGTTCGGCAGGCCGACGCCGATCGATTCGCCGATCAGCCGCCACCCGTCAGCCTCGCCGCAGCCAACAGCCCCGCCGGCGGACGAGGCATCGCGCGCCGGTGCCGGCTCGCCCGGCAGCACGCCGACGACCGGGTCCATCACCTTGCGCGCGCGTTCCTCGCGCACGGTCATCAACCGTTCATCCTTGACGAACCGGTACCACCAATCGCCGTCGCGGACCATCGTGGCGTCGATCAGCCCGAAGCCGTCATGCCCGTCGCCGCGGCGCACATCCATCCAGATCCGAGGCTCCGAGAATGCGCGGAAATCCTTGGTGGTGGCGATCATCATGCGCCCGTACGTCGGGTGCGTGCGCAGCGCGGCGTCGACGGCTTCGGCGCCGCGGAACAGATTCGACGACCAATACACCGCGTATTCGCCGAGTTCGGGCACCCAATGGGCCTCCGGGGCCCACGCGTTGCCGGCGTCCGGCCCGGCGACCAGAACATGGCGCTGCTCGCCCCAATGCACCAGATCATCCGATTCCCAGATTTCCAGATACCGGGAACCGGCATACTGCGCCCGCCGGAAATCGCCGTGCAGGTCGGCGACGCAGAGATCGGTGGCGAGCATGACGAACCGTTCGCCGTCATGCGAGCGCATGATGAACGGATCGCGCAGACCGCGCGTGCCGTACGACGACGACAGCACCGGCCGGCCGCCGTTCAGCGTCCGCCAGTGCAGCGCGTCGTTGCCGCAGGACACGGCCAGGCTGATCCGCTCGCCGCCGCCGGTATCCCCGGTGAAATATGCCCAGGCATATGCCGTATATGCGTTCCCCGCCATGATCCTCTCCCTCGGATCCCACCGAAATGCGCCGGTCCACGGCCGGTCGCTCACCCTATCGTGCCGTCGGCCGCTTTCAGGCGCTCGTATTCGGCGCGCGACAGCGACAGCACGCCGCCATGCTTGGTGTGCGGAGCCATGAAGAAATCATCGGAACGCAGATAGTCGAATCCCCCGTCCGGGTTGACGGTGACCATGGGCCGGTATCCGATCGAGGGAATCACGTCGACGTACAGATACACGCGGTCGTCGCTGTGCGAGGCGAACAGGGCCGGGCCTTCCACGCCGCCGGGGTTGCCGCTCTCGGTCCACTCGGCGCCAATGTCGCGCTGCACCGGCGTCCACAGCACCCCGGGCTCCCACCAGCGGCTCACATCGGTGCGGTCCAGCCAGATGTTGGGATCGGGGCCGTTGTTCTTCGTGGCGCGATAGGTGCGGATGGTGCCGTCCGGCAGCGCGCGCTGCAGCATCGTGGTGTCGATGGTCGGCGTGCCGGCATCGATGAACACGCCGCCGTACGCATAGGTCGCATCGGTGAAATCGGAGGTCGCGCCCCACAGCACGCGGTCATAGACGCGCCC encodes the following:
- a CDS encoding glycoside hydrolase family 43 protein, encoding MAGNAYTAYAWAYFTGDTGGGERISLAVSCGNDALHWRTLNGGRPVLSSSYGTRGLRDPFIMRSHDGERFVMLATDLCVADLHGDFRRAQYAGSRYLEIWESDDLVHWGEQRHVLVAGPDAGNAWAPEAHWVPELGEYAVYWSSNLFRGAEAVDAALRTHPTYGRMMIATTKDFRAFSEPRIWMDVRRGDGHDGFGLIDATMVRDGDWWYRFVKDERLMTVREERARKVMDPVVGVLPGEPAPARDASSAGGAVGCGEADGWRLIGESIGVGLPNGEHDEHGKPRLFTRGEGPCVFRANPGDVNGYRWYLFIDQPRYHDGPGHYIGFATHDLDDPHGWVPVGDRLRAGIPVNADGGKPRHGTVMPITAAEREALLAAMG